Proteins encoded within one genomic window of Streptomyces sp. NBC_01314:
- a CDS encoding alpha/beta fold hydrolase, translating into MQNLPTFVFVHGAFANSFSFAPLQAELALLGHRSVAVDLPGHGFEATFPATYQAPQDLDALAAEPGSIKGITLADNATRVIEVLERAKRNGPTILVAHSRGGITTTAVANARPELIDRIAYVSAWCPVDLNVSDYYAQPEMADVDAGAFAATLVGNPAELGLLRTNFRTADPAALAAFKRAFAADLTDDEFRIFLNTFQPDENLDVGTSTDRAQATTWGRIPKTYVRLANDASIPLAAQDRMIREADALTPDNPFDVRTLDGSHLRWLVHPKPAAELLANLAAR; encoded by the coding sequence ATGCAGAATCTGCCGACATTCGTTTTTGTTCATGGGGCCTTCGCGAATTCGTTCTCGTTCGCGCCGCTACAGGCCGAACTCGCCTTACTCGGGCACCGCTCGGTCGCGGTCGACCTTCCGGGGCACGGATTCGAGGCGACCTTCCCCGCGACCTACCAGGCTCCTCAGGATCTCGACGCACTCGCCGCAGAACCGGGGAGCATCAAGGGAATCACGCTCGCCGACAACGCCACCCGCGTGATCGAAGTCCTCGAACGGGCCAAGCGGAACGGGCCCACCATCCTCGTCGCCCACAGCAGGGGCGGCATCACGACCACCGCCGTCGCCAACGCCCGGCCCGAGCTGATCGACCGGATCGCTTACGTCTCCGCCTGGTGCCCCGTTGATCTGAACGTGAGCGACTACTACGCCCAGCCGGAGATGGCGGACGTCGACGCGGGAGCCTTCGCTGCCACGCTCGTCGGGAACCCGGCCGAACTCGGTCTGCTCCGGACCAACTTCCGCACCGCCGACCCGGCAGCGCTCGCCGCGTTCAAGCGAGCGTTCGCCGCCGACCTCACCGATGACGAGTTCCGGATCTTCCTGAACACCTTCCAGCCCGATGAGAACCTAGATGTCGGTACGTCCACCGACCGGGCACAGGCCACGACCTGGGGCCGGATTCCCAAGACCTATGTGCGCCTGGCCAACGATGCCAGCATTCCGCTCGCCGCGCAGGACCGCATGATTCGCGAAGCCGACGCGCTCACACCCGACAACCCCTTCGACGTCCGGACACTCGACGGGAGCCACCTGCGCTGGCTCGTCCACCCGAAGCCCGCCGCCGAGCTGCTCGCAAACCTCGCAGCGCGCTGA
- a CDS encoding DUF2516 family protein produces MGGMLLTGFAGFLGILKIVLMALAAFGLFDAAFRREDAFRAADKQTKVFWLVILGIALIVSYLFSILSFLPIIGVIASIVYIVDVRPAVKQVSGGGGGGGRSGSSSDGPYGPYNGGR; encoded by the coding sequence GTGGGCGGCATGCTGTTGACGGGCTTCGCGGGGTTCCTGGGAATTCTGAAGATCGTCCTGATGGCTCTCGCCGCGTTCGGGCTGTTCGACGCCGCGTTCCGGCGTGAGGACGCGTTCCGTGCGGCGGACAAGCAGACCAAGGTGTTCTGGCTGGTCATCCTCGGGATCGCCCTCATCGTGAGCTATCTGTTCTCGATCCTGTCGTTCCTGCCGATCATTGGCGTCATCGCGAGCATCGTGTACATCGTGGATGTGCGGCCCGCGGTCAAGCAGGTGTCCGGTGGCGGCGGAGGCGGCGGTCGCAGCGGCTCCAGCAGCGACGGTCCGTACGGCCCGTACAACGGCGGCCGGTGA
- a CDS encoding SDR family NAD(P)-dependent oxidoreductase: MSERTIALVTGANKGIGYEIAASLGALGWSIGVGARDEQRRNAAVDRLRAAGVEAFGVPLDVTDDASATAAARLIEEQAGRLDVLVNNAAITGGMPQEPTRVDPATIRTVVETNVIGVIRVTNAMLPLLHRSASPRIVNMSSSVGSLARQSGPAAEQTAGPVSAAYAPSKAFLNAVTLQYARELSGTNILINVGCPGYVATDLNGFRGVRTPEQGAAIAIKLANLPDDGPTGQFFNDAGVVPW; encoded by the coding sequence ATGAGCGAACGAACGATTGCGCTGGTCACCGGGGCCAACAAAGGAATCGGCTACGAGATCGCGGCGAGCCTCGGCGCACTCGGCTGGAGCATCGGCGTCGGCGCCCGCGACGAACAGCGCCGCAACGCCGCGGTGGACAGACTGCGCGCGGCCGGCGTCGAGGCATTCGGCGTACCCCTGGACGTGACCGACGACGCGAGCGCGACCGCCGCCGCACGGCTGATCGAGGAACAGGCCGGACGCCTCGACGTGCTCGTCAACAACGCCGCCATCACCGGCGGCATGCCCCAGGAACCTACCCGGGTCGATCCCGCCACCATCCGGACGGTCGTGGAGACCAACGTGATCGGCGTCATTCGCGTCACCAATGCGATGCTGCCGCTGCTGCACCGCTCCGCCTCACCACGGATCGTGAACATGTCCAGCAGCGTCGGCTCCCTCGCCCGGCAGTCAGGACCCGCTGCCGAGCAGACGGCAGGTCCGGTGTCCGCGGCGTACGCGCCGTCGAAGGCGTTCCTGAACGCCGTCACCCTCCAGTACGCCCGGGAGCTGAGCGGCACGAACATCCTGATCAACGTCGGCTGCCCCGGCTACGTCGCGACCGACCTCAACGGCTTCCGCGGCGTGCGCACCCCCGAACAGGGCGCGGCGATCGCCATCAAGCTCGCGAACCTGCCCGACGACGGCCCGACTGGACAGTTCTTCAACGACGCCGGCGTAGTTCCCTGGTGA
- a CDS encoding PP2C family protein-serine/threonine phosphatase, whose product MSAPALAPADNSTNPPGPTGDRAMGSAGPTGPPVQPGGPTNLTVLLIEDDPAGSLNVPELLDSAGKPIRVRTARNLTEAQRLLTDDVNCILLDLALPAPARPTDTDTEAADGPDDELAVLKHVLEMAPRHAVLALTDSGDAERGTEAVRVGAQDYLFRDEVDGRLLSRAIRYAVERKRSDTAERRLSESKLRAQENARLERGLLPTPLLEGSSLRFAARYRPGRSRALLGGDFYDTVRTPDGTVHVMIGDVCGHGPDEAALGVELRIAWRALTFAGLCGDELLSTLQRVLEHERESDEIFATLCTVDIAPDGRRAGLCLAGHPSPLIARHGRGGRPTPPAELLPYDNGGPALGLLPNARWPRTQIELGAAWSLMLYTDGLIEGRIGQGKERLGQDGMVRMVRRQLAEGLRGEDLLRAAVNEVRDLNGGELTDDVAVLMLDREG is encoded by the coding sequence ATGAGCGCCCCGGCCCTGGCTCCTGCAGACAACTCCACAAACCCGCCCGGCCCCACCGGCGACCGCGCCATGGGTTCGGCAGGCCCCACCGGCCCGCCCGTACAGCCCGGCGGCCCCACCAACCTCACGGTCCTCCTCATCGAGGACGACCCGGCGGGTTCCCTCAACGTGCCCGAGCTGCTCGACTCCGCGGGCAAGCCGATCCGCGTCCGCACCGCCCGCAACCTCACCGAGGCCCAGCGGCTGCTGACCGACGACGTCAACTGCATCCTCCTGGACCTGGCGCTCCCGGCCCCGGCCCGCCCCACCGACACGGACACCGAAGCGGCCGACGGCCCCGACGACGAACTCGCCGTCCTCAAACACGTCCTGGAAATGGCCCCCCGCCACGCCGTACTGGCCCTCACCGACTCCGGCGACGCCGAACGCGGCACGGAGGCCGTACGGGTCGGCGCACAGGACTACCTCTTCCGGGACGAAGTGGACGGCCGTCTCCTGAGCCGCGCGATCCGCTACGCGGTGGAGCGGAAGCGGTCGGACACGGCCGAGCGCCGGCTCTCGGAGTCCAAGCTGCGCGCCCAGGAGAACGCCCGCCTGGAGCGCGGTCTGCTGCCGACGCCGCTCCTGGAGGGCTCGTCCCTGCGGTTCGCCGCCCGCTACCGGCCAGGCCGTTCCCGCGCCCTGCTCGGCGGCGACTTCTACGACACCGTCCGCACCCCCGACGGCACCGTGCACGTCATGATCGGCGACGTCTGCGGGCACGGCCCCGACGAGGCGGCGCTCGGCGTGGAGCTGCGGATCGCCTGGCGGGCGCTGACGTTCGCGGGGCTGTGCGGCGACGAACTGCTGTCCACACTGCAGCGCGTCCTGGAGCACGAGCGCGAGAGCGACGAGATCTTCGCGACGCTCTGCACGGTCGACATCGCCCCCGACGGCCGCCGCGCGGGCCTCTGCCTGGCCGGCCATCCGTCCCCGCTGATCGCCCGCCACGGCCGCGGCGGCAGGCCCACCCCGCCGGCCGAGCTGCTGCCGTACGACAACGGCGGGCCGGCCCTCGGCCTGCTGCCCAACGCCCGCTGGCCGCGCACACAGATCGAGCTGGGTGCCGCCTGGAGTCTGATGCTCTACACCGACGGCCTGATAGAGGGCCGGATCGGCCAGGGCAAGGAGCGGCTGGGCCAGGACGGCATGGTGCGGATGGTGCGCCGCCAGCTGGCCGAAGGCCTGCGCGGCGAGGACCTGCTGCGCGCCGCGGTGAACGAGGTCCGCGACCTCAACGGCGGCGAACTGACCGACGACGTGGCGGTCCTCATGCTGGACCGGGAAGGCTGA
- a CDS encoding HEAT repeat domain-containing protein: MWVGLDAVEWAGLKHNYGSAEDIPDLLRRCGGPHPDDAHDASSELLNLLFHQGGWVCSAASAALPFVLRLASTPQVPTRCAMLELVAMPAAEAPRIEARFLDPGWAPAWKQALPELLSLLDDPEPEIRRATADVLGVCDSPGESVLPGLLRCWEAEDDPATRLDLVLALGKAALRAPVGRHSAEVFDLLHGLLDSPQAQIRLAAVHALAPDDPALPVRRLDLMLEAVRDPTVELWRHTSSVHTGVLGVHLWAARLIPGPAPTFTLGLLADHHDGEQRIGALAQAGRLLSQWRSPTAALLPRLVARLDDPAPEARFRAAESLACLGPAAAAHADEVAALLSDTAYLGLLVPNGLMVGGDSLYVSYVSYISHASYVSCASHVPHDSYAPGAVATLYACRAPRNSRRRASRRLALAGKSGAPPAAWGSMKHASE, from the coding sequence ATGTGGGTGGGGCTGGACGCGGTCGAGTGGGCTGGGCTGAAGCACAACTACGGGTCCGCCGAGGACATACCCGACCTGCTCCGCCGATGCGGGGGTCCGCATCCGGACGACGCGCACGACGCCTCGTCCGAGCTGCTCAATCTGCTCTTCCACCAAGGTGGCTGGGTCTGTTCCGCCGCCTCGGCCGCACTGCCCTTCGTACTCCGCCTGGCCTCGACACCTCAGGTGCCGACCCGCTGCGCGATGCTGGAACTGGTGGCGATGCCGGCGGCGGAAGCCCCTCGGATCGAAGCCCGGTTCCTTGATCCCGGCTGGGCACCGGCGTGGAAACAGGCCCTGCCCGAGCTGCTGAGCCTGCTGGACGATCCCGAGCCGGAGATCCGGCGGGCAACAGCCGACGTGCTCGGTGTCTGCGACAGCCCCGGTGAGTCGGTTCTGCCTGGGCTGCTGCGGTGCTGGGAGGCGGAGGATGATCCGGCGACCCGCCTCGACCTGGTCCTCGCACTGGGTAAGGCGGCCCTGCGCGCGCCGGTCGGCAGGCACAGCGCCGAGGTCTTCGACCTGCTCCATGGTCTGCTCGATTCTCCACAGGCTCAGATACGCCTGGCGGCGGTGCACGCGCTTGCCCCGGACGACCCGGCCCTGCCTGTCCGCCGGCTCGATCTCATGCTCGAAGCGGTCCGGGACCCGACCGTCGAGCTCTGGCGCCACACCAGCTCGGTGCACACCGGAGTACTGGGCGTCCACCTCTGGGCCGCGCGTCTGATACCCGGCCCCGCCCCCACGTTCACGCTCGGCCTGCTGGCAGACCATCACGACGGCGAACAGCGGATCGGTGCCTTGGCCCAGGCGGGCAGGCTGCTGTCTCAGTGGCGCTCACCGACCGCTGCCCTTCTGCCACGTCTCGTCGCACGACTGGACGATCCCGCCCCTGAAGCCCGCTTCCGGGCGGCCGAGTCGCTGGCCTGCCTCGGCCCGGCGGCAGCCGCCCACGCCGACGAGGTCGCCGCTCTCCTCTCCGACACCGCTTACTTGGGCCTGTTGGTCCCCAACGGCCTGATGGTCGGCGGTGATTCGCTCTACGTCTCCTACGTCTCCTACATCTCGCATGCCTCCTACGTCTCCTGCGCCTCGCATGTCCCGCACGACTCCTACGCCCCCGGCGCCGTCGCCACGCTGTACGCCTGCCGGGCGCCGCGGAACAGTCGCCGTCGGGCTTCCCGCCGGCTCGCCCTGGCTGGAAAGTCCGGGGCGCCGCCGGCGGCGTGGGGAAGCATGAAGCATGCGTCCGAATGA
- a CDS encoding C40 family peptidase, with the protein MGAGKRSLTMAAVAVVCAMTVLGAPVNAYASQTKPTEPTPSPTPSSSNTAGGSGASGGSSSTPDTYSTPVTNEELEAVREKLEGLYHEAAVATDAYNAAEEKADRQSEEIVDLAHEVVEGHAKLDKLQDLIGAAARAQYRGGGLPPEVQLWLSENPQDFLEGADRVRQGQLATKGLLAEMTRTQEDLEQYSKDASARWEKLEANRKAKEKAKKKIKKQIAAAQELEGQLEDDERDRLAQLEQEAAEQSQATWLDSGILGEINGKASPQGKQAVKFATDQIGKWYEWGAEGPDTYDCSGLTSQAWAAAGLTIPRTSQEQWRQLKHIDMQDMRPGDLIIYNSDASHVAMYLGNGSIVHAPRPNRKVSIAGAGTMQILGVVRPDA; encoded by the coding sequence ATGGGAGCCGGCAAGCGGAGCCTGACCATGGCGGCCGTGGCCGTGGTCTGCGCGATGACCGTGCTGGGCGCACCGGTCAACGCGTACGCGAGCCAGACGAAACCGACCGAGCCGACCCCGAGCCCGACACCTTCCTCCTCGAACACCGCAGGCGGTTCAGGTGCGTCAGGCGGTTCCTCCAGTACTCCGGACACGTACTCGACCCCCGTGACGAACGAGGAGTTGGAGGCCGTCCGCGAAAAGCTGGAGGGCCTCTACCACGAGGCGGCGGTGGCCACGGACGCGTACAACGCGGCCGAGGAGAAGGCCGACAGGCAGTCCGAGGAGATCGTCGATCTGGCCCATGAGGTCGTCGAGGGCCACGCCAAGCTGGACAAGTTGCAGGATCTCATCGGCGCCGCGGCCCGCGCCCAGTACCGCGGCGGCGGCCTCCCGCCCGAGGTGCAGCTGTGGCTGAGCGAGAACCCCCAGGACTTCCTGGAGGGGGCGGACCGCGTACGTCAGGGCCAGCTCGCGACCAAGGGCCTGCTCGCCGAAATGACCCGGACACAGGAGGACTTGGAGCAGTACTCCAAGGATGCCTCCGCGCGCTGGGAAAAGCTGGAGGCCAACCGCAAGGCCAAGGAAAAGGCCAAGAAGAAGATCAAGAAGCAGATCGCCGCCGCCCAGGAGCTGGAAGGTCAGCTGGAGGACGACGAGCGGGACCGGCTGGCTCAGCTGGAGCAGGAGGCCGCTGAGCAGTCACAGGCCACCTGGCTGGACTCCGGCATTCTCGGCGAGATCAACGGCAAGGCATCCCCGCAGGGCAAGCAGGCCGTGAAGTTCGCGACGGACCAGATAGGCAAGTGGTACGAATGGGGCGCCGAGGGCCCCGACACCTACGACTGCTCCGGCCTCACCAGCCAGGCCTGGGCCGCCGCCGGCCTGACCATCCCGCGCACCTCACAGGAGCAGTGGCGACAGCTCAAGCACATCGACATGCAGGACATGCGCCCCGGCGACCTCATCATCTACAACTCCGACGCCAGCCACGTCGCCATGTACCTGGGCAACGGCTCCATAGTCCACGCCCCCCGACCGAACCGTAAGGTGTCGATCGCGGGCGCGGGCACGATGCAGATCCTCGGGGTCGTACGACCGGACGCGTGA
- a CDS encoding class I SAM-dependent methyltransferase: protein MTYLSPLGYLLGIEGAALLRGIREGKADRAFVEARIAEIRTLLDVPALAHAEGVTASPGTISAADVYQEWAPHYDAPGNQMIDVEQPVVRRILDSLPVGAALDAACGTGRHTMYLHELGHNVIGVDASPEMLAQARKRLPDVDFHSAELHQLPLPDNAVDTVVCALALTHVPDLAAALAEFARVLRPGGNLVISDAHLLVSYLRPTLARRPGPDGRPSLLVEYHRPLSAYLAAALPLGFQVRHCEEPHRPRHSPDSDSDTAPDPLPTYMSWDLLHWCPEASAAALDDSPIVVVWHFRLDGIRKAEQPDQIN from the coding sequence ATGACCTATCTGAGCCCCCTGGGATATCTGCTGGGCATCGAGGGTGCTGCTTTGCTGCGCGGCATCAGGGAGGGGAAGGCCGACCGGGCGTTCGTCGAGGCCCGGATCGCCGAGATCCGCACCCTGCTGGATGTGCCCGCCCTCGCGCATGCCGAGGGAGTCACGGCGAGTCCGGGCACGATCAGCGCGGCCGACGTCTACCAGGAGTGGGCGCCGCACTATGACGCCCCCGGCAACCAGATGATCGACGTCGAGCAGCCCGTTGTCCGGCGCATCCTGGACAGCCTGCCCGTCGGCGCGGCGTTGGACGCGGCCTGCGGGACCGGCCGCCACACCATGTACCTGCATGAACTCGGCCACAATGTGATCGGCGTCGACGCCTCGCCCGAAATGCTCGCCCAGGCCCGCAAGCGCCTGCCGGATGTCGACTTTCACTCGGCCGAGCTGCACCAGTTGCCGCTTCCCGACAACGCGGTCGACACCGTCGTCTGCGCGCTCGCCCTGACTCACGTCCCCGACCTGGCCGCCGCGCTGGCCGAGTTCGCGCGTGTTCTGCGCCCGGGCGGGAACCTTGTGATCTCGGATGCCCACCTGCTGGTGTCCTACCTCCGGCCGACCCTGGCCCGCCGTCCCGGCCCGGACGGCCGCCCGTCCCTGCTCGTCGAATACCACCGCCCGCTCAGCGCCTACCTCGCCGCAGCCCTGCCACTGGGCTTCCAGGTCCGGCACTGCGAGGAACCCCACCGCCCGCGCCACTCCCCCGACTCCGACTCCGACACCGCCCCGGACCCACTCCCGACCTACATGTCCTGGGACCTGTTGCACTGGTGCCCGGAAGCGTCGGCCGCGGCCTTGGACGATTCCCCGATCGTGGTCGTCTGGCACTTCCGACTCGACGGCATCCGGAAGGCTGAGCAACCGGACCAGATCAACTGA
- a CDS encoding ArsR/SmtB family transcription factor, whose protein sequence is MGLWQIDTDTLARSRFVLSPFAEAFASLRLLYAGTGAHPGEDAWLRAHLPGYRAYLAADPAAAPLVQAAIGTSWIADFFCPTSCVGESFEETVARVRTTDAREARANLRVSLQGPLPSVLERDDLPERATALLTYVWEETVRPDWKRRRRVMEADMAARTARVNQGGWAAVLDSLKPGTRWLGESRFQVNHNAYPPRELAAGAQLLFMPVTPRTSWVSWEGRERYAVVYPCLGVLSEDHDRRPVPDGLGALIGTARAGLLTLLGTPMSTTQLVAVTGWALGSVGGHLRVLLDAGMVERRRAGRSVLYVRTAAGDVLMDAPGSVGADSVRRGE, encoded by the coding sequence ATGGGCTTGTGGCAGATCGACACCGACACCCTCGCCCGCAGCCGGTTCGTGCTCTCGCCGTTCGCCGAGGCCTTCGCGAGCCTGAGACTGCTGTACGCGGGAACCGGCGCCCATCCGGGCGAGGATGCCTGGTTGCGCGCGCATCTGCCTGGCTATCGTGCGTACCTCGCGGCCGACCCGGCTGCCGCGCCGCTCGTGCAGGCGGCCATCGGCACCTCCTGGATCGCCGACTTCTTCTGCCCTACCTCCTGCGTTGGGGAGAGCTTCGAGGAGACCGTGGCCCGTGTGCGGACGACCGATGCCAGGGAAGCACGGGCCAACCTCCGGGTGTCCCTGCAGGGACCGCTCCCCTCCGTCTTGGAGCGGGACGACCTGCCCGAGCGGGCGACCGCGCTCCTGACGTACGTCTGGGAAGAGACCGTCAGGCCGGACTGGAAGCGCCGGCGGCGCGTCATGGAGGCCGACATGGCCGCACGCACCGCGCGAGTCAATCAGGGCGGCTGGGCGGCCGTCCTCGACTCGCTGAAGCCGGGGACGCGATGGCTCGGAGAGAGCCGCTTCCAGGTCAACCACAACGCCTACCCGCCGCGGGAACTCGCCGCCGGAGCACAGCTGCTGTTCATGCCGGTCACGCCAAGGACCAGTTGGGTGTCGTGGGAAGGACGGGAGCGGTACGCAGTCGTCTACCCGTGTCTCGGGGTGCTCTCCGAGGACCATGACCGGCGCCCCGTCCCGGACGGGCTCGGGGCGCTCATCGGGACCGCGCGGGCCGGGTTGCTGACGCTGCTCGGGACGCCCATGAGCACGACCCAACTGGTCGCCGTGACCGGGTGGGCACTGGGTTCGGTGGGCGGGCACCTGCGGGTGCTGCTGGACGCGGGGATGGTGGAGCGGCGGCGGGCGGGACGGTCGGTGCTGTACGTCCGGACGGCGGCAGGGGACGTACTCATGGATGCACCCGGATCCGTTGGAGCAGATTCGGTGAGACGTGGCGAGTAA
- a CDS encoding helix-turn-helix domain-containing protein, translating to MASLNVGNLGEYLREQRRNAQLSLRQLADAAGVSNPYLSQIERGLRKPSAEVLQQVAKALRISAETLYVRAGILDAERDRDEVETRAVILADPTLNERQKQVLLQIYESFRKENGFEIDLGPGVATDAEEASAPGPGAADGDDAGPRQSAS from the coding sequence ATGGCATCGCTCAACGTCGGCAATCTCGGTGAGTACCTGCGTGAACAGCGGCGAAACGCGCAGCTGTCGCTCAGGCAGCTCGCCGACGCCGCCGGGGTGTCCAATCCGTATCTGAGCCAGATCGAGCGCGGGCTGCGCAAGCCGAGCGCGGAGGTGCTGCAGCAGGTCGCCAAGGCGCTGCGGATCTCCGCCGAGACGCTGTACGTGCGGGCCGGCATTCTCGACGCCGAGCGGGATCGCGACGAGGTGGAGACGCGCGCCGTCATCCTCGCCGATCCCACGCTGAACGAGCGGCAGAAGCAGGTGCTGCTCCAGATCTACGAGTCCTTCCGCAAGGAGAACGGATTCGAGATCGACCTCGGCCCCGGCGTGGCGACGGACGCCGAGGAAGCCTCGGCCCCCGGCCCCGGCGCGGCCGACGGCGACGATGCGGGTCCGCGGCAGTCGGCGAGTTGA
- a CDS encoding MFS transporter, translated as MRSYRSLFRTAEFTPFLLSFAAFAAAQTIGGLALATLVFRATGSPFLSAVSMFGPQLAQLLGGAFLLSGADRLAPRAVLSALALSFAAATAVLALPGLPVWAVFAVVLLQGLVASLGGGARGGLLNEILTKDGYVLGRSVFNMLWGLTQMAGFATGGALLAFLSPRTCLLLAAALYVLSALVTRLGLTARPPRFAGRPSLAATWRANALLWSSRHRRLTYLGLWVPNGLIVGSDSLYVSYAPEAAGMLYAFGALGMFAGDLAVGRLVPPALRPRLATLLRLLLAVPYLFFVLQPGVALSAVAVTVASVGFAASLVLQERLMSLTPDDLAGQALGLHATGMAAFQGIGALLAGTLAQLASPATAMTLMAAASVAVTLTLAALGRHEDRQSAVSGTRPGFLSEPAARD; from the coding sequence ATGCGCAGCTATAGATCCCTGTTCCGCACGGCGGAGTTCACCCCGTTCCTGCTTTCCTTCGCCGCTTTCGCCGCGGCGCAGACGATCGGCGGACTGGCCCTCGCCACGCTGGTCTTCCGGGCCACCGGCTCCCCGTTCCTGTCGGCGGTGAGCATGTTCGGACCGCAACTGGCGCAGTTGCTGGGCGGCGCGTTCCTGCTCTCGGGCGCCGACCGACTGGCGCCGCGCGCTGTCCTGTCCGCCCTGGCCCTCTCCTTCGCGGCGGCCACGGCGGTCCTCGCGCTACCCGGTCTGCCGGTCTGGGCGGTCTTCGCCGTCGTGCTCCTGCAGGGCCTGGTCGCGTCGCTGGGCGGGGGAGCACGCGGGGGCCTGCTGAACGAGATCCTGACCAAGGACGGCTATGTCCTGGGCCGTTCGGTGTTCAACATGCTCTGGGGCCTGACACAGATGGCCGGGTTCGCGACGGGCGGCGCGCTCCTTGCGTTCCTCTCCCCGCGGACCTGCCTGCTCCTCGCGGCAGCGCTGTACGTGCTGTCCGCCCTCGTCACCCGCCTCGGCCTCACGGCCCGCCCACCGCGCTTCGCCGGCCGGCCGTCCCTCGCGGCGACCTGGCGCGCCAACGCCCTCCTGTGGTCCTCGCGCCACCGCCGCCTGACGTACCTGGGCCTTTGGGTCCCCAACGGCCTCATCGTCGGCAGCGATTCGCTGTACGTCTCCTACGCTCCCGAAGCGGCCGGCATGCTCTACGCATTCGGCGCGCTCGGGATGTTCGCGGGCGACCTGGCCGTGGGCCGTCTCGTACCGCCCGCCCTGCGCCCTCGCCTTGCGACGCTGCTGCGCCTGCTGCTCGCGGTTCCCTATCTGTTCTTCGTCCTACAGCCGGGAGTGGCGCTGTCAGCCGTGGCAGTCACCGTCGCCTCCGTCGGCTTCGCCGCGAGCCTGGTTCTCCAGGAACGCCTGATGTCGCTCACCCCCGACGACCTCGCGGGCCAGGCCCTCGGGCTGCATGCCACCGGCATGGCTGCCTTCCAAGGCATCGGCGCCCTCCTCGCGGGCACGTTGGCCCAACTGGCCTCCCCGGCCACGGCGATGACGCTGATGGCGGCCGCATCGGTCGCCGTGACCTTGACCCTCGCGGCGCTGGGCAGGCACGAGGATCGACAGTCGGCCGTCTCTGGTACGCGCCCCGGCTTCCTGTCGGAACCAGCCGCCAGAGACTAG
- a CDS encoding LysR family transcriptional regulator → METRELRYFVAVAEELHFGRAAQRLGISQPPLSRAIQQLERRLGTVLLDRTSRTVTLTEAGWVLLVEGRAALDAVDAAERRTRRAALPSTGRPGLVLVTKASASSELLAKLLDAYAAEPGAVPVEVILCGPAEQARLLREGLADVALLHRPFDSTAGFHTEELSTEGQVVVLPAGHPLTVRAHVHMADIAGLPGLPLPRWPEPDGTYLPGPGPQVRDHAQLLQLVALGRACAVSPQSCRAQLHGDLAAVPVLDAPPVTTVIAWPPHSRSRAVADLVRTAIRLH, encoded by the coding sequence ATGGAGACCCGGGAACTGCGGTACTTCGTCGCCGTCGCTGAAGAGCTGCACTTCGGGCGCGCCGCACAGCGGCTCGGGATCTCGCAGCCGCCTTTGTCCCGGGCGATCCAGCAGCTCGAACGTCGACTCGGGACAGTGCTGCTGGATCGGACCAGCCGCACGGTCACGCTGACCGAGGCCGGCTGGGTGCTGCTGGTCGAGGGCCGGGCGGCCCTCGACGCGGTCGACGCCGCCGAGCGGCGGACCCGCCGCGCCGCCCTGCCCTCGACCGGCCGTCCCGGCCTGGTCCTGGTCACGAAAGCCAGCGCGTCCAGCGAACTGCTGGCGAAGCTGCTCGACGCGTATGCCGCCGAACCCGGCGCGGTTCCCGTCGAGGTCATTCTGTGCGGCCCGGCCGAGCAGGCACGACTGCTGCGCGAAGGCCTGGCCGACGTGGCGCTGCTGCACCGGCCGTTCGACTCGACGGCCGGGTTCCATACCGAAGAGCTCAGCACGGAGGGCCAGGTCGTGGTCCTGCCGGCCGGGCATCCGCTCACCGTCCGGGCCCATGTGCACATGGCCGACATCGCCGGGTTGCCAGGTCTGCCTCTGCCACGCTGGCCGGAGCCCGACGGCACCTACCTGCCTGGCCCCGGCCCGCAGGTCCGCGACCACGCGCAGTTGCTGCAGCTGGTCGCGCTCGGCCGTGCCTGCGCGGTCTCACCGCAGTCGTGCCGAGCCCAACTGCACGGTGACCTGGCCGCCGTGCCCGTGCTGGACGCGCCCCCAGTCACCACCGTGATCGCCTGGCCACCGCACAGCCGGTCCAGAGCCGTCGCCGACCTCGTCCGGACTGCGATACGTCTCCACTAG